Within the Staphylococcus argenteus genome, the region ATCACCAATACCGCCCAATCCTAAAAACGTCATTGGATCTGCACCTAATTTTTCACCTAGTCTGCTGATTTCAGCTAAACCACGAGTCATTAATGCAGCTTTCGCATTATCTCCATATCCAATTCCAGCTACAATTCCACTTGCCACTGCAATTATATTTTTTAATGCACCACCAAGTTCAACGCCGATTAAATCATCATTCGTATAAACACGTAAATAATCATTCATAAATAAATCTTGGATTAATTTACTTACATTTTCATCTTTTGACGAAGCGGCTACAGTTGTTGGTTGTTTTACTACAACTTCTTCAGCATGGCTTGGCCCTGATAATACACCAATACCAGCATTATGTTCAGGGGAAATTGAATCTTCAAGCATTTCAGAAACACGTTTAAACGTACCATTTTCAATACCTTTAGCAACATGAATAAATGTCTTCTTAGTTGTTAGCTTTTCATTTATTTCAGAAGCAACTTCACGCATCGCTTTAGTTGGTAATGCCATTAAATATATATCTGCGTATTGAATAGCTTCATTCAAATCTGATGTCGCAACAATACTATCATTTAATTTCGCATATTTTAAATACTTTTTATTCGTGTGACATGAGTTTAACTCATCAACAGCATCTTGATTTTTACCCCACATCATCACGTCATGTCCATTTTCAGCTAGTACATTGGCAAGGGCTGTCCCAAAACTCCCCATACCAAATACGGTAATTTTAGTCATAGTTATCCCCCAATCGTTAATTTCTTTTTCGAGCTATAATATGAATTGGCGTACCTTCAAATCCAAAAGCAGCACGGATTTGGTTCTCTAAATAGCGCTTATAAGAGAAATGCATTAATTCAACATCATTCACAAATACAACGAATGTTGGCGGTTCAATGGCAACTTGTGTCGCATAAAAGACATTAAGTCGTCTTCCTTTATCTGTTGGCGTAGGATTCATCGAAATCGCGTCTGTAATAACTTCATTCAATGTAGAACTTTGAACACGTTTTTTATGATTTTCGCTCGCTTCTTTAATGTATGGGAATAATGTACGTAATCTCGTACGTTCTTTTGCGGATACAAAAGCAATCTGTGCATAGTCTAAAAATTGGAATTCTTTTCGCACTTCATCTTCAAACTTTTTCATTGTTTTACTATCTTTTTCAACTGTATCCCATTTATTTACAACGATAACTACTGCCTTACCTTGTTCGTGTGCATAACCAGCTACACGTTTGTCTTGTTCAATAATACCTTGTTCAGCATCGATTACTACAAGAACAACATTTGAGCGTTCAATCGCTTTTAGCGCTCTTAATACTGAGTATTTTTCAGTTGATTCATATACTTTACCTTTTTTACGCATACCTGCAGTATCGATTAAAACATAATCTTGTCCATCATAACTATATTCAGTATCGATTGCATCTCTTGTTGTTCCTGCAACATTAGAGACAATGACACGATCTTCACCTAAGATAGCATTTACTAAACTTGATTTACCTACATTTGGACGTCCAATTATTGAAAGACGAATTGTATCTTCATCATATGGGTCTTCTTCCTCTTCACCAAAATGTGATACAACTGCATCTAACAAATCACCAAGACCTAAACCATGAGATCCAGAAATTGGATATGGTTCTCCAAAACCTAATGAATAGAAATCATACACGTCTGTACGCATTTCCATATTATCTACTTTATTAACCGCTAATACGACCGGCTTTTTAGATTTGTATAAAATTTGAGCAACCATTTCGTCGCTTTGTGTCAATCCTTCACGCACGTTAACCATAAAAATGATAACATCCGCTTCATCAATGGCGATTTCTGCCTGTGCTCTAATTTGTGTTTGGAATGGTGCATCACCAATTTCGATACCACCAGTATCAATAATATTAAAATCGTGTGTCAACCACTCACCTGAAGAATAAATACGGTCTCGTGTTACACCTGGCGTATCTTCAACGATTGATACACGTTCACCAACTATTCTATTAAAAATTGTAGATTTACCTACGTTAGGCCTACCTACAATTGCTACTATAGGTTTAGTCATAAGCTAACTTCCTCTCTTTCTTATATCTTTTTAATAATATCACATGACACTGTGTAATCAAAATGTGTTTATAATTGTGCTAAGAAAAATTATTATCAAAATATAACAATTCAAAATAACTAACTTTTATGTTTTCTAGCATTCATTTCAAATTTAGATAATATTATAAAAAAATACTCCACATGTGTATCAAAAGCATGTGGAGTTCATCATAATATTTATATTCAAATTATAATTTAAGATTTTTCAGCTTATCACCAATCATATCGCCAATCGTTGGATTATCTTCATCTTCATTATCTAAGTATGCCTCAGTTGTTGCAGGATCACTTTCAATAACGTCTTCATTTGGTAATGTAGCTTTGATAGACAATGATACTCTCTCATTTTCTTCATCAATGCCTAAAATTTTAACGCTAACTTGTTGACCAGGTTCTAGTACTTCACCTGGTGAACCAATATGTTTATGTGCAATTTCTGAAATATGTACTAGTCCTTGCACACCAGGTGCAATTTCAACAAATGCACCAAAATTCGCTAACCTAACCACGACGCCTTCGATAACATCGTTTTCATGGAATTGCCCTTTAATGTTTTCGAAAGGTGTAGGCAACGTATCTTTGATTGATAATGAAATACGCTCTGTATCTCTATCAATAGATTTAATTTTAACTTTTACATCTTGACCAATTGATACTACCTCTTCTGGTGTTTGGACGTGTTCATGTGAAAGTTCTGACACGTGAACTAGACCATCAACACCACCGATATCAATAAATGCACCAAATTGTGTTAAACGTGCTACTTTACCGTCAATAACATCGCCTTCATTTAATGATTGTAATAATTGATCTTTTTTAGCGTCATTTTCTTCTTGTTCAACTGCTTTACGGCTTAAAATGACTCTATTATTTTCAGGGTCTAACTCTTCAACTTTAATGCGAATTGTTTGTCCATCAAATACAGAGAAATCCTCAATGAAGTCTGTTGAAATTAATGAAGCTGGTACAAAACCTCTTTGTCCTACATCTACGACTAAACCACCTTTAACTACTTCCGTAACTTTCGCTTCGATGATTTCATTATTGTCCAATTTCTCTTGTAAATAGCTGTAAGACTTCTCAGTTTCAAGTTGTCTTCTAGATAAAATGTAAGCTCCAGATTCGTTTTCTTCATCAAACTCAACTTTAGTGACATACGCCTCAACTTCATCGCCCACTTTTACAACTTCACTTGGACTATCAATATGATGCGTAGATAGCTGACTAATAGGTATAATACCGTTAAATTTACCACCGTTGATATGAACAACAACTTGTTTATCTTCAACTTGTTGCACTTCACCAGTGACTTTGTCACCTTCTTTAATATCGTTAATCATTGATTCATTGAATTCTTCAGTCATCTTGTTTGCCTCCTTATACACTACATATTTATAACATCTTATAAACTGACAGAATTGTCAAGAAATTCTACCTCGATTACATTTTACGAAATAGTCATATACATAAATATGTCACTTTATCATATTCAAGTCGTCATATTGACAAATATTTATTACAACCATTTTTGTATCAAAGTAATGCAGTTCGCTATGTTTATACATATTTTTTGTATAAAAATTAGCATAACTCACTATTTAGTTTAATAAGTCTGTCATTTCATTGTTCTCTACAAGATATATTATAGTAAAATTTTATACTTTTATAAAACAAAAAGCCACGTAATTAAGAAACTTTTACATTCTGATAGTAAGAAGTGTGTATAAAAGGCATCATTCTTTAATCATTACATTTGTTAATACTAATAATAATCCAATGCAAAATTGTTTTTGTGTACATATAAGCTGTGGTTAATGTTTAAGAAGCTTATATAATAAATCAATTGCGATTCTTTATTATTTCTGCCTAACTTCCTCGTTTTAATTTTAATTTCGCAAAAAAAATTAAAGTACATGCTTATTTATGATTTTGTTAGAGCAATTCAGAAACTGTTTATATATCTGTTGAATTATCAAGAGGATTGATCTAATTATACATTTTCACTTTAAGTATTATCGTTATTCGTATTAA harbors:
- a CDS encoding NAD(P)H-dependent glycerol-3-phosphate dehydrogenase; translated protein: MTKITVFGMGSFGTALANVLAENGHDVMMWGKNQDAVDELNSCHTNKKYLKYAKLNDSIVATSDLNEAIQYADIYLMALPTKAMREVASEINEKLTTKKTFIHVAKGIENGTFKRVSEMLEDSISPEHNAGIGVLSGPSHAEEVVVKQPTTVAASSKDENVSKLIQDLFMNDYLRVYTNDDLIGVELGGALKNIIAVASGIVAGIGYGDNAKAALMTRGLAEISRLGEKLGADPMTFLGLGGIGDLIVTCTSTHSRNFTLGYKLGQGESMEQALSEMNMVVEGIYTTKSVYYLAKEKNVDMPITNALYRVLFENISVKECVKDLMERDKKSE
- the der gene encoding ribosome biogenesis GTPase Der is translated as MTKPIVAIVGRPNVGKSTIFNRIVGERVSIVEDTPGVTRDRIYSSGEWLTHDFNIIDTGGIEIGDAPFQTQIRAQAEIAIDEADVIIFMVNVREGLTQSDEMVAQILYKSKKPVVLAVNKVDNMEMRTDVYDFYSLGFGEPYPISGSHGLGLGDLLDAVVSHFGEEEEDPYDEDTIRLSIIGRPNVGKSSLVNAILGEDRVIVSNVAGTTRDAIDTEYSYDGQDYVLIDTAGMRKKGKVYESTEKYSVLRALKAIERSNVVLVVIDAEQGIIEQDKRVAGYAHEQGKAVVIVVNKWDTVEKDSKTMKKFEDEVRKEFQFLDYAQIAFVSAKERTRLRTLFPYIKEASENHKKRVQSSTLNEVITDAISMNPTPTDKGRRLNVFYATQVAIEPPTFVVFVNDVELMHFSYKRYLENQIRAAFGFEGTPIHIIARKRN
- the rpsA gene encoding 30S ribosomal protein S1, with translation MTEEFNESMINDIKEGDKVTGEVQQVEDKQVVVHINGGKFNGIIPISQLSTHHIDSPSEVVKVGDEVEAYVTKVEFDEENESGAYILSRRQLETEKSYSYLQEKLDNNEIIEAKVTEVVKGGLVVDVGQRGFVPASLISTDFIEDFSVFDGQTIRIKVEELDPENNRVILSRKAVEQEENDAKKDQLLQSLNEGDVIDGKVARLTQFGAFIDIGGVDGLVHVSELSHEHVQTPEEVVSIGQDVKVKIKSIDRDTERISLSIKDTLPTPFENIKGQFHENDVIEGVVVRLANFGAFVEIAPGVQGLVHISEIAHKHIGSPGEVLEPGQQVSVKILGIDEENERVSLSIKATLPNEDVIESDPATTEAYLDNEDEDNPTIGDMIGDKLKNLKL